A region of Enoplosus armatus isolate fEnoArm2 chromosome 14, fEnoArm2.hap1, whole genome shotgun sequence DNA encodes the following proteins:
- the col15a1b gene encoding collagen, type XV, alpha 1b — protein sequence MGALRLSLALFLLLSSPARAQWWGFIWANPKTRTSSSLPSVTSPSVTSLGPSDAPGTTEWVAKEDGVTEKALERSAQAEGSVLAPTPSPGVSVFGHSTVEPGTSPPEQNTGGGSKAGSQYKPLKHWKSERGPGGHLDLTELIGVPLPPSVSFTPGYEGFPAYNFGPEANIGRLTKTFVPGSFYRDFAIIVTVRPASQRGGVLFAITDARQKVVELGLALTPVRGGLQSILLYYTDGEHATHSHKAAAFSVPDMTDQWTRFTVVVEHEEVRLYMDCGEAERTTFHRTPERLTFSHNSGIFVSNAGSTGLDKFVGSIQQLVIKDDPRAAEEQCEDDDPYASGYTSGDDALDDRETELEMMKTTQERQHGTAEEEDSVPVRAPPTEAPEVELDEYSGHQTPTEANEQMLRRGPHQTEEPGERSGDGHVRHGLKGERGDPGPRGPPGPPGPTHPPGQAQPGPRGTQGPPGTPGSPGPPGRDGQQGSKGDKGDPGQRGSQGFPGLDGEAGAKGEKGDSGVGSPGPPGLPGPPGPPRSRSVPYGADALGSGFEDLDSDTELIRGAPGPPGPPGPPGPPGPDMSSSDTSEGLSPGHAGPPGAPGRDGLPGKPGIPMFEDWFSGSGSDSGSGLGSELSPELDSGLGSGFSSGFGSEASFASGSGLDFGSAWGSGEGPEGKDGAPGLQGAMGVKGDQGLPGPSGPKGECGSVGTAGHSGPPGPTGPQGKRGPSGPPGPPGPPGPAGTKFFVEDMEGSGKSDMLIGAGVRGPQGPPGQPGPQGPKGEDGAIGSPGLSVKGEPGDPGPEGLQGPAGLPGARGAKGEKGHPGPEGDRGVDGLSIPGPPGPPGPPGSIINLQDLLLNVTDGIFNFTEIRGPPGSMGPEGLPGRAGFPGPRGPKGDTGPPGIQGPTGFKGEKGEPGVTIAADGSLLSAPRGPQGPKGTKGDRGFPGPAGLMGPIGPTGQKGEYGFPGRSGRPGMPGRKGDRGESVGLPGPPGPPGPPGRILGLNGTVFPVRPRPHCKKGRESVTRGDSAGAKGDKGDVGTPGEPGTPASGFPDGIVGARGDQGYQGQKGEKGDSGLPGPPGLPGRSGLVGPKGESIVGPPGPVGSDGQPGAPGFGRPGPRGPPGPAGPPGPASEYGSAVNIPGPPGPAGPPGSPGYANLVTTYKTIHALSRETHRAAEGTLAYVSEKGGELYFRVRNGWRKIQLGELIHNGPSSSATSQALSRPGEWSRPHRIHSQELQEGSRGYQPIYNVLPQTFNAVPGLHLVALNAPLKGDMRGIRGADFQCYQQARSVGLTATYRAFLSSHLQDLATIVRKADRTDMPVVNLRGEVLFNSWMSVFSGNGGTFNPSTPIYSFDGRNVMTDSAWPEKLVWHGSSAVGIRLTTNYCEAWRTADMAVTGQAALLQTGRLLGQHTRSCSNHYIVLCIENTYVGNTHQRKT from the exons ATGGGAGCCCTTCGCCTCTCTCttgccctcttcctcctcctctcctctcctgcacgAGCCCAGTGGTGGGGTTTCATCTGGGCGAACCCCAAGACCAGAACCagctcttctctcccctccgtCACCTCTCCGTCCGTCACCTCCCTGGGCCCTTCTGACGCCCCAGGGACAACAGAGTGGGTGGCAAAGGAGGACGGGGTGACAGAGAAGGCTCTGGAGCGTAGCGCTCAGGCAGAGGGGTCTGTGCTGGCCCCTACACCCAGCCCAGGAGTGTCAGTCTTTGGCCACAGCACTGTAGAACCTGGGACCTCTCCTCCAGAGCAGAATACAGGTGGAGGCAGCAAAGCCGGGTCCCAATACAAACCACTGAAACACTGGAAGAGTG aGCGAGGCCCAGGAGGTCATCTGGACCTGACTGAGTTAATTGGcgtccccctccctccctcggtCTCCTTCACTCCTGGCTATGAGGGTTTTCCGGCCTACAACTTTGGGCCTGAGGCCAACATCGGCCGACTCACCAAGACCTTCGTGCCCGGTTCATTCTACAGGGACTTTGCCATCATCGTCACG GTGCGTCCAGCCTCTCAGAGGGGAGGCGTGCTGTTTGCCATCACAGACGCCCGTCAGAAGGTGGtggagctgggcttggccctCACTCCGGTGCGTGGGGGCCTCCAGAGCATCTTACTGTACTACACCGACGGAGAGCACGCTACCCACAGCCACAAAGCTGCTGCCTTCAGTGTCCCAGACATGACCGACCAGTGGACGCGATTCACG GTGGTGGTGGAGCACGAAGAGGTGCGTCTCTACATGGACTGTGGAGAGGCGGAGAGGACTACTTTCCATCGGACGCCAGAAAGACTCACTTTCTCGCACAATTCCGGCATTTTCGTGTCTAATGCAGGAAGCACTGGGCTCGACAAGTTTGTG ggaTCCATTCAGCAGCTGGTGATAAAAGACGATCCCAGAGCGGCCGAGGAGCAGTGTGAAGACGATGATCCTTAT GCCTCGGGATACACCAGCGGAGACGATGCTCTGgacgacagagagacagaattgGAGATGATGAAGACCACGCAGGAGAGACAACACGGCACGGCAGAG gaggaggacagtgtTCCAGTCAGAGCTCCACCCACTGAGGCTCCGGAGGTGGAGCTTGACGAGTACTCCGGTCACCAGACCCCAACAGAGGCCAACGAACAAATGCTGAGAAGAG GGCCACACCAGACAGAGGAGCCAGGGGAGAGATCAGGAGAT GGTCATGTCAGGCATGGGTTAAAAGGAGAGCGTGGAGATCCCGGGCCCAGAGGCCCACCTGGTCCCCCGGGCCCCACCCATCCTCCCGGGCAAGCTCAGCCTGGACCAAGAGGGACACAAGGGCCACCGGGAACCCCTGGATCACCAGGACCGCCAGGGAGAGACggacagcag GGGAGCAAAGGTGATAAAGGAGATCCA GGTCAGAGAGGATCTCAGGGATTTCCAGGTTTGGATGGAGAAGCTGGAGCTAAAGGAGAGAAG GGAGACTCAGGAGTTGGTTCACCAGGCCCTCCCGGCCTCCCTGGGCCTCCTGGACCCCCCAGATCACGCAGTGTACCC TATGGAGCAGATGCGCTGGGTTCTGGGTTTGAAGACCTGGACAGCGACACTGAACTCATCAGG GGTGCTCCTGGTCCACCAGGGCCTCCAGGACCTCCTGGTCCCCCTGGACCCGACATGTCGTCATCTGACACATCTGAAGGGCTTTCTCCAGGGCATGCTGGACCACCCGGTGCCCCTGGTAGAGATGGCCTCCCAGGCAAACCTGGAATACCA ATGTTTGAGGATTGGTTTAGTGGTTCTGGGTCTGATTCAGGTTCAGGTTTGGGCTCAGAGTTGTCCCCCGAACTCGACTCAGGCCTCGGCTCTGGTTTCAGTTCCGGGTTCGGTTCTGAAGCCAGTTTTGCCTCTGGCTCTGGGCTTGACTTTGGTTCTGCTTGGGGTTCAGGCGAG GGTCCAGAAGGAAAAGATGGGGCTCCAGGTCTACAGGGAGCTATGGGAGTGAAG GGTGACCAAGGGTTACCTGGACCATCTGGACCAAAG GGCGAATGTGGGTCTGTGGGTACAGCAGGGCACTCAGGGCCACCAGGGCCGACTGGTCCACAGGGGAAGAGAGGCCCATCAGGTCCCCCAGGACCCCCTGGCCCCCCCGGACCTGCAGGAACCAAATTCTTTGTAGAG GATATGGAAGGATCTGGGAAGAGTGACATGCTCATTGGAGCTGGAGTCAGAGGCCCACAG ggacCCCCAGGACAACCTGGCCCGCAGGGTCCTAAG GGTGAAGATGGAGCCATAGGCTCTCCGGGGCTCTCTGTTAAG GGTGAGCCAGGGGACCCAGGACCAGAGGGTCTTCAGGGTCCTGCTGGACTACCAGGTGCTAGG GGGGCCAAGGGAGAGAAAGGCCATCCAGGACCCGAG GGTGATCGAGGCGTTGATGGACTCAGTATCCCAGGACCACCTGGGCCTCCTGGACCTCCTGGATCTATCATCAATCTGCAGGAT CTGCTCCTCAACGTTACAGATGGCATCTTCAACTTCACAGAGATCAGAGGACCGCCAGGGTCCATG GGCCCTGAAGGCTTGCCTGGCAGAGCTGGATTTCCT GGCCCCAGGGGACCAAAGGGAGACACAGGCCCTCCAGGTATCCAGGGTCCAACAGGGTTCAAG ggagagaagggagagcCGGGGGTGACCATTGCTGCTGACGGATCCCTCTTATCAGCGCCAAGAGGCCCCCAGGGGCCCAAAGGCACCAAG GGTGACCGCGGGTTCCCTGGACCTGCCGGACTGATG GGTCCAATAGGACCGACTGGACAAAAAGGAGAATATGGCTTCCCCGGTCGCTCA ggGCGACCTGGTATGCCTGGGAGGAAAGGTGACAGAGGAGAATCTGTCGGCCTCCCG GGACCTCCGGGCCCACCTGGACCTCCAGGAAGGATTCTTGGGCTCAACGGA ACAGTGTTCCCGGTGCGCCCCAGACCGCACTGCAAAAAGGGACGA gagtcaGTGACAAGGGGAGATTCAGCCGGAGCTAAAGGAGACAAAGGAGATGTGGGAACACCTGGAGAGCCAGGCACACCTG CATCCGGGTTTCCAGATGGAATCGTG GGTGCTAGAGGTGATCAGGGATACCAAGGTCAGAAGGGAGAGAAGGGTGACTCCGGTCTGCCTGGTCCTCCAGGACTGCCTGGGAGGTCAGGACTTGTG GGTCCAAAAGGTGAGTCCATTGTGGGTCCTCCAGGACCTGTTGGTTCTGACGGTCAGCCTGGAGCCCCTGGGTTTGGACGACCCGGTCCCCGTGGGCCTCCTGGCCCTGCTGGACCCCCAGGACCCGCATCTGAATATGGATCGG CTGTCAATATCCCCGGCCCTCCTGGTCCTGCCGGCCCCCCTGGATCTCCAGGATATGCCAACCTG GTGACCACCTATAAGACGATCCACGCTCTGAGCCGAGAGACTCACCGGGCTGCAGAGGGAACCCTGGCCTACGTCTCTgagaagggaggagagctgTACTTCAGAGTGCGCAACGGCTGGCGCAAGATCCag CTCGGAGAGTTGATTCATAATGGACCGTCCTCCTCAGCAACGTCTCAGGCCCTCAGCAGACCAGGAGAATGGAGCAGACCACACAGGATCCATagccag GAGCTTCAAGAGGGCAGTAGAGGATATCAGCCAATCTATAATGTACTGCCACAGACCTTCAACGCTGTACCTGGT CTCCATCTGGTAGCCCTGAACGCGCCGCTCAAAGGGGACATGCGAGGCATCCGGGGGGCGGACTTCCAGTGCTACCAGCAGGCGCGCTCCGTGGGGCTGACGGCCACCTACAGGGCCTTCCTGTCCTCACACCTCCAAGATCTGGCGACCATCGTGAGAAAGGCGGACCGCACAGACATGCCCGTGGTTAATCTCAGG gGTGAAGTGTTGTTCAATAGTTGGATGTCTGTCTTCTCTGGCAACGGAGGCACATTTAACCCATCCACACCCATCTACTCCTTTGACGGACGCAATGTGATGACTGACTCAGCAtg